From the genome of Nitrosomonas sp. Is79A3:
CGTTGATCAATTCAACGAGATGAATTTTAGTTAAACGCATTGTTTGGCTGCTTCCCTGCGCCAAAACTAAGCTGCCCGCAATAGGAATTCAACCTTCACAGCCTCATAAGGAAACTCGATCGCACCCTCTTTAGTACGATCAAGTAGACCCGCTTCGAGAAGCGCGACGACATCTCCGTGCACACCTTTAACGTCACGATCTACACGCCGCGCAGCCTCTCGAATTGAGATTGGGCCCGCACCGCAAAGCGCTTTTAGAAGCTCCCACCGCTTTGCGGTCAACACTTTCCACAGCAATTCTGGTGATGCAAAACTGATTCGATCCGATTTTTGTTGCTTATTCGAATTCCAGGCTTGGGCAAAGTCAGCCATCGCTTCCTTTGGATCTCGAACGTCAAGAATCACTGTTTTCATAGTTCCACCTCTCGATATCATATTGAAAATCTGCCAATAACTTTTCTGGGGTGGAAAACGTGTACTCGGTTTCCTTCTCGCCCCAATGCCGATGATCGCCTTTCCCTGCCTCGTTGTCATACCGAAGAACACATTCCCCATTAACCACATAGGCAAGACGGTACTTAAAAGTATGTTCAGATTCTGCCAACGGCTGGGTAAGCCGCCAAAGCACGAGTTCGGCGAATTTGTTCTCAGCCAATACTATGCGTTGTCGAAGTAGTTCGGTAGATTTCATGTTGTAAGGTATACCAACACATGACACTGTTGTCAATTACCCCAACACCAGTATACTACACCCAATCAAGCATCTGATTGTGGTTACGAGAAAATTGAAAGTAATAATAAGCAAAGCGCGTTGTACTGAATTTTTTTGAGTAACCAGTCGCTTTCCCTGCGAACTTCATTCGGCGCAATATTGATTGCGCCCTACTGAGCTCTTCGAACTGATTCATGCGTAATATGAATTACAACAAATTCTCGAAACGCCAAGATATTTCACGACGATCCCGCCGGCGGATGCTTACTGATATAATCAATAATATCCCCCACACTGCTGAGACCTTTGACTTCTTCGCCGTCAAAACTAACACCAAAAGTATCTTCCGCGTCAAACAGTAGCTGGATGGTATCCATCGAGTCGAGTCCGAGTTCACCAAATTTTGATGCGGTGGTAATCGTAGAAACGTCGATGTTTTCAACTTTTGAGGCAATAAATGCGATGACTTTCGCTTCGAGGTCTGCTGTATCCATACTTTGATTGGTACCTGTGTTAAAGAGTTGTAAAGACGATGCTGGCGTTGTTGCCGCCGAATCCGAAGGCATTGCATAGGCCGGTTTGCGATTTTGTCTCGACAGCATGATTGGGAGTGTAGTTGAGATCACACTCCGAGTCGGCTTCATCGAGATTGATGGTTGGATGTATTGTGCCGGTATGCAACGCCATGATGGTTGCAATGCTGCCAATCGCAACCGATGCGCCGATGGTATGCCCGATCATCGATTTGGTGGCACTGATGGCGATTTCTTGCGCGCGTTCTCCGAAAAGCTGCTTAATCGCTTTGGTTTCTACGACGTCACCCAGTGGTGTGGATGTCGCGTGTGCGTTGATGTAATCCACACTCTTCGGCTGCATGCCAGCATCCTGCAGAGCGGCCTGCATGGCCGCCACTTGCCCATCCCTATCCGGCATCACGATATGCGCTGCGTCGCAGGCGCAACCGTAGCCAGCGAGCCGGGCATAGATTTTGGCTCCCCGCCGTTGCGCTTCTTCCTCTTTTTCCAAAATGAGTATGCCCGCGCCTTCTCCCATGACAAATCCATCTCGGTTTTTGGCAAAAGGCCGTGACGCACGCGCCGGATCGTTATTAAAACCGGTGGATAGCGCATACAACGCTTCAAAGCCCGACATGGTCAATGGCAACACACATGCTTCCGCGCCGCCTGCAACGACAACATCCGCTTTTCCTGTGCGCAACAGATCAAGCCCCATGCCGATTGCATTCGCACCCGAGGAACACGCCGTGCTGCACATCAAATTCACACCTTTCAGTCCGTATTGAGTGGCTATCCAGGCGGCGGCGGAGTTTGCCATGATGCGGGGAACGGTAAAGGGCGGCATGGATTTTTTCTGAAGCTTACGCGCGGCAGAGGATTCAAACGTTGAAAATCCGCCCATTCCTGATCCCAAGCTAACGGCTAGGCGTCTTGGTGCATAGGATTCAAGGCTACCGGCATCTTCCAGCGCCAGATTGGCGGCGACTAGCGCCAGTTGCGTGAATCGATCGGTCTGTTCCACCTGCTTAGCCGACAGAAAAGTGCTCGGATCGAATCCTTTTACTTCTCCCGCAATCCGGGAATGCTGACTGGATGCATCAAAACATTGAATGGCACTTATTCCACTCGTACCGTTAAGGAAGCTCTGATTAAGTTATTTATTCCAGTTTTGTCGACAAAGCTATCGGTAAAGTAGCTAATATAGGCATTATTGTGCGATTAATAACTGTAATTTTTAGCAGATTGCATACTATTCTGTCCCCTGATGCTGATTTTCAGGGATATTGGACGGAATTATCCCGTGGTTGGCATCCACACCTTACGGACATGGTAAAGATTAGCCAAGGCAAACAACAGATAAAGCTGTTGTGCATTCTTGAACAATCCTCGGTAACGGACTTTGGTATAACCAAATTGTCTTTTGACAATACGAAACGGATGTTCAACCTTTGCGCGTAGTGAAGCTAGCATACGATTGAGCACGGCATGTTCTGCTGGCAATTCCTCACCGCGCTTGCGTTTGAATGGCATACCCCAGACCGGCTCTTCCGGCTGTCGTTGCGCTTCCAGATTGCGATCATTACGAGTATAAGCCCGATCACCCAATACAATTGCCTCTTCGCCATGTACCAGCGCATCAATCATGTTGCCATCGGCCACTTTGGCCGTGGTAATTTCCAGGCTATGCACCAGGCCGGAATCGGCATCTACGCCTATGTGTGCTTTTAATCCAAAGTAATAGTTGTTGCCTTTCTTAGTCGAACTCATCTCGCCATCACGTTTGCGTTGCCGGTTCTTGGTCGATGGCGCAGCCGCTATCAGCGTGGCGTCAACTATCGTGCCCTGACGCAGCAATAATCCCTGTTGCGCTAACCGCCCAGTTGTTTCAGCAAACAGGCTTTGTGCCAAGTGATGCTTCTCCAGCAGGTGGCGAAACTTGAGGATCGTCGTCTCATCAGGCATAACATCTTCTCCCGCATCTAGTCCTGCAAATTCACGTAGCATCGGCACATCATGTAACGCTTCTTCCATTGCCGGATCTGAATAACCAAACCATTGCTGCATCATATGAATCCGCAGCATCGCTTCCAACGCAAATGGCTTGCGTCCCAAACCTGCTACCGGATAGTGCGGCGCGATCCGATTCGTCCAGTCTACCCATGGAACCACTTGCTCCATTTCTTCGAGAAACTTTTGCCGGCGAGTTACTTTTGGTTTCTTGATAAATAATGGAATCGACAATACTAATTGTTTCATCAATGCATTCCCTTGCAGTGGTTACAATCTACCGCGTATTTTACAAGTTTTTGGGACTTAATCAGAGTTTCCTTAACAGCCGCATTCCAGAATTGGTCAGTGCCGGTGCCGATCGGTGAAACAATCCCCATTCCAGTAACAACTACGCGCATACAAGATTGAACAGAGGGTTTTAAGGCAGGGTATCAAAAAATAAGATTGCATTACTATTTCAATAAATATACTTAAAGCCGAATGGGCTGTCAAACACGCGAATCCAGTTCAATATTTGGAGATCGTTGATCCATCCGTTAACCGGCCACTCGGCTGCTGGCAATGTATTTCTCGTCCCAATAACGTCTTATAAGCAAATTTCGGACGTTGTTGCCAGGTTAGCAGCCATTCTTTTTTGTCCGGATGAAAGTTTTGATTCGCCCCCTCGACAAGCTCAGGGCGAACAACAAGATGCGGATTCCGCTCACAGTGAGCCTGTCGAACCATGGACGGCGCCTGATCCGGAGATTCATCAACACCACCTTGCCTATCACTGCGCAATGGAAACTGCTCCAAAATATCCCGATAAAACGCTCGCCGTTTCCAGTAATGCACATGAATGCCATCCGGCCCAAACCAGACGGGTTCCTGTTCATACAACGTAAAATTCCGGCAAGATGCTAGTTCAATCAATCCTTGATACACGGCTCGAACCCGGCTCACGGTTTCACTTCGGGGCAATCGGCAGAACGGATAAAAAATATTGCGATAGAACGTATAACGCCGCTCGGACAGATCCTCAATTGAAGCCATCGGCAGATTAGTCACAATAATCTGTGCAGACTGTCTCTGCAACTGTTCAATGCACCATTCCACTTGCTGCAAAATCTGCTCCGGCGCCGATCCGTACAAAATATCGTTGCCGATATCCGTCATCAACGCATAGGTCGGAAGCACTCCGATCGAATTCAGTTGCGGCCACAATCCGCTGTTGACAATCCCTGGCAACCCGCGCGACAGCATTTGACTGAATACGCCATACGCTCGACCATGCCCGACAGCAGCCAGAATCTCACATGGCCCGCCCAATTTCTGCTGCAGCAAGTGTATAACGAGACGTAACGATAAAGTAAGGTTGCTAGCACCGAGCAGAATTATCTGATTCATGAAACTGTTTGCCAGATTCTATAACCACATAGATGAGTTGCCTTCATTGAAGCATGAGTTCATGGAATCTTTAAGCTGAAAGATGTGGTGGCAGTACTAGATGTAAAAACAGATCAACACAGAATTAGACCTTTCTCCAATACAGCCACACCTTTCTTTGTTAATGAACAGAATTTTCTCAAATGTTGGGCGAATATTTTCTTACACCAGCCAATAGCAACACTCCTGTGAGTAACATTAAGTAGGTTGATGGTTCAGGTACAGGAGCTGCAACCAAATTGACGGCTCCATTCTGTGCACCTAAGTAATGCCCAACATCATTTGGACCTGGATTAGTATCGCCAAAACCTACATCAAATAGCGCCTCGTGCGTTTCCGGATCATAATTTCCGCTAAATTCATAAAACTCATAACGCCGAATGATCGATTCCGCATTTGCACCGACCGGACTTTCATTTTCGAGGATACCGGATAATGGATTGCCAATTTCCTTTTGCAGCAATTGCCATTCAATTTCTGTCTCTGCCTGTTCAATGACAGGACTACCACCAACCAGATCTTCTAATTCCACCGGGCCTTCCAATTCTGTGGTGAATACTTCAACCCAAATAGCATCACCAAATTCCTGACCAGGTCCTGGTTCAGGTGCTTCCACTTTTGCGATGACTTGTGGTGGCTGATCTGGAATAGGAGAAGGAATTACTTGCCAGCTTGGTGTTGGAAGGATAACAATTCCATTAGTTAACACACCCGGTGTGCCGGTTTCCACAAGCCAGCTATAGGTAGTATGAGTTGGCTCTTTAGAGGTTCCTACACCAAAGTGATCACAGGGCGTGTCTGCACCATAACCCAATCCGCCACCTGACCAACAGTTATCGCCTGGTGTAATGAATGTCCCGCTTGGCGTTCCATAATCCCAATTTGTGCCATCAAAAATTCCCTCATAGGTTATTTTCGTGCCAAATGTAGAGCCAGTTGTATATTCCGTTATGGTTGGGGAACCGTAACGTTCAACGCTTGTACTTGGATCAAACCCGCGACCTGTTGGAAACCCTCTTCCGGGTCCACCGAATACATCAGTTACTTCATAACTATGGATACCTTCCAGGTCAATTTCAAAACCATGCGCCGTTTTCCCCGTATCATTAATGACATCAAAATTACCCAATGTCCCTATTACTGAGGCCGATGCAATGCTTGTAGTAACCACAGAAGAAAAAGCAATGCTTAAAAAAATACTCGTTCTGCAAAAAATCATTTCCCCCCCTCCCTTTAATAATTAAAAAACTATAACACCCATTAGGAGCCGCTAAAGTTTTAAACAATACTAAATTGTTTTTAGAAAATCCTACATTACCAAAAGCTATAATTTTTATCATATCAAAAATTATTAAATATGAATGTTGATTCAGATCAAGTTTTTTAATGTGTGTGAAGAGAAACGCAGTAATGACTGGAATGGTAAGCTTACTCACATTTATCATTACTACTCGAAAAACAGAATCCATCTTACGATTCCAGAATATCACTATAAGATAATGTTTTATAAAGTAATATTATTAATAAGAAATCCCTCAGATCATTCTCATCGGCTCTTGTTTCTGATTAATTTCCTATTTATTCTGCCGGGTATATTTTTGACATCAATACCCATACAAGCCCAGGCACCTAAGTCATCCCCCGCCATCCTAGATTCCATCAACATCACCGCAACCCGCAGTGAACGCTCACCGGCGCAAATTCCAAACAGCATCACGCAAATCACGCGCACTCCGCAGCATAATTACCAGCCCGGTGCGACATTGGATGAATTTGCACGCAGCACGCCGGGAGTTTTCTTTCAGAATCAGTTCAATTTCACACAGGATTTGCGCATTGCGATTCGCGGGTTTGGCGCGCGGTCTCCGTTCGGCGTGCGCGGCATTCAGATGCGCGTGGATGGCATTCCGGCCACATTGCCGGACGGGCAGACACAATTGGATTCAATCGATCCGTCATTGATCGAGCGCATGGATATTGTGCGCGGGCCTTCGGCGGCGTTGTACGGCAATGCATCGGGCGGCATGATCGATATCACCACGCGCGAGGCGCCGCCGGAGAAATTCGTTATCATGCCGCGCCAGGTGTTTGGTCAGTACGGTTACCTGAAATCGGAATTGTTCATGGGCGGACGGCAAGGGAATTTTGGTTACAGTTTGCACGGTTCACACTTACAGCAGGACGGCTGGCGCGATCACAGTGCGATGCAAAATACATTTTCACAAGCCAAACTAAACTTCAAAACGAGCGACGATTCGGACTTGATGCTGGTATTCCGCGAATTTTATTCGCCACTGTCCAAAGATCCTGGGGCTTTGACCAGTGCGGAGGTGCAAGCCAATCCCCGGCAAGCCTCCGCACGCAATGTGCAGTACAACGCCGGTGAGGAAATCCGGCAGGAGGAAATGGGAGCGCGTTTCCGTCACAGGCCGTCTGCTGGCAAAGAATTCAGCGTAACCACACACCTGCTGCATCGTGATTTTCAAAGCCGTCAGGCGTTTTTTGACGGCGGGCAGGTGCAGTTTGATCGCTGGGTTGGCGGACTGATGATGCAGTTTGTCAACGATCATATCTTATTCAACCGGCCCAACCGTTTTCTGGCGGGAGTGGATTACGGCATACAAAACGATGACCGCCAGCGTTTCAATAACAATTTCGGTGTGCGCAGTGTGTTGAACTTGAGTCAAATCGAGCGTGTACAAAGCACCGGGCCATTTTTCCGCAATGAATGGAATATGCGAGACAAGCTCGATCTGGTCATCGGCGGCCGGTGGGATTGGTTGAACTATCAAGTCAAAGACCAATTTAAAACCGACGGCAATCAATCCGGTTCACGCACAGTATCGCAGGCCAGCGGCTCGGCCGGTCTGGTATATCACCTGACCAATCAGCAGCAGATTTATACGCATGTTGCTTCTGTGTTTGAAGCACCGACCACCACCGAACTACTTAACAATCCGGCAGGAAGAGGCGGATTCAACCCCAATCTGAATGCGCAAACCTCGCTTAGCAACGAACTGGGTTTTCGCGGCAACACGGCTGGATTCCAATACGATACGGCAGTATTTTTCATCCGCACCTGGGATGAAATCACGCCGTTCGAATTGCCCTCCTCGCCAGGCCGGGCGTTTTTCCGCAATGCCGGACAATCGCGCCGGATAGGCGTGGAAACACGTTTGGCCACACCGGAATGGAAAGGACTGCGCGGTGAAGTCAGCTATACCTATTCAAACTTCGAATTTGAGAAATATGTGGTCAACGATGTCAGTCTGAAAGGCAATATTTTTCCCGGCATTCCCTCCCATCGCTGGGAAGGATTAGTGCGCTATTCGCACCCGTTAGGTTTCTTCGGGCAAATTCACGTGCATCGTGTCGGCGAGTTTTACGTCAATGACGTCAATACCGCAACCAATCCGGCTTATAACCTCGGGCAGTTATTGGCAGGCTGGGAATTGAAGCGCAATGGAATCGAAGGTTCTGTGTTTTTTGGTATCAACAACCTGTTCGACGCGCAATACAATGCCAACACCCGCATCAATGCCGCGCTCGGACGTTATTATGAGCCCGGCCCGCCGCTCAATGTATTTGGCGGCGTGCGTGTCCGCATTGTGGCGTTTTGATACCGCAAGTATTGAGGCCTTCCTGTAAGGGATGGTACATTTGCAAATCCGAGCAATACACCATCAGGCAATAAAAATGATATTAAAACTTAAAAGCGTTATCGCACTGATTACCTTACTCATCGGCAGCAGCCTTTTCTTTTCATCCGCTGCACAAGCGCAACGCATCCAGACCGAATTCAATGTGCGCTTAGTTGCTGAGGGATTGAAATTTCCCTGGGGCATGGCATTTATGCCGGATGGCAATGTGCTGGTCACGGAAAAAATTGGCCAATTGCGCATTATCACGCCGGATGGGCGCGTGTCAGAGCCTGTTAAAGGTGTGCCCGCTGTTTTTTTCCAGCAGCAGGGCGGCTTGCTGGATGTTGCGTTGGATCCGGAGTTTTTAAAAAACCGTCTAATTTATTTGTCTTATGCTGAACCGGAAGGATCAAAAGCCGGTACTGCGGTTGCCAGAGCGGAACTGAAGGACGGTGCGCTGGAAAACCTGCAAGTGATTTTCCGCCAATTGCCAAAAACGGAAGGACCAGTGCATTTTGGATCACGCTTAGCATTTGCGCCTGATGGCAATCTTTTCATCACCTTGGGCGACCGCGGCGATTACATGGAAGAAGCGCAGAATTTGAGCAACCATATCGGCAAAATAATCCGTATCCGTCCCGATGGCTCGGTGCCCGCCGATAATCCATTCGTCAATAATCCGCAAGCCAAACCGGAAATCTGGTCGTACGGCCACCGCAGTGTGCAGGGCGCTGCGATTCATCCCCAAACGGGCGCGTTGTGGATTCATGAACACGGCCCCAAGGGGGGCGATGAGATCAATATTCCGCAGCCCGGCAAAAATTACGGCTGGCCCAAGGCTAATTACGGCACACATTACAATGGTGTGCCGATAAAAAACGAGCATGCCGAACAGGGCTTTGAAGAACCGATTCACTACTGGACGCCCTCGATCGCACCTTCCGGCATGGTGTTCTACACCGGCAAACTGTTTCCGGGGTGGCGTGGCAGCCTGTTTGCCGGTACCTTGGCGGGCCGGCAACTCGTGCGATTAACGATTGACGATAAGAAAATTCTCAGCGAAGAGCGATTATTAACCAATACGCTGCGTTTCCGCGATGTGGAACAAGGCCCGGACGGCGCGTTATATTTATTGACGGACGAAGAAAACGGCAAGCTGTTGAAGCTGACACCAAAGTAAAGGCTCAATACCGCGCAAACTAGGAGGCTGTCCAAGAATAGTGATCGTAGCGAGGGAAAGCTATTTTGAGACAGATTTTTCGATTATTTGAGGCGAATAGTTATTCTATTTAACGAGAATAATCGGGAAATATGACCAAAATAGCTTTTCTGCAGTAGATCGCTCTATTCTCGGACAGCCTCCTAGGCTAGAATGAAGCTTGTTTTATATTTCCCTGTTAATCGCCCCTAAGCGGAATTGACCGGCCCGCAACAAATACCAATTTTTCTGAGCAGTTACCATTGATGGATACCATTGACCTCAAAAATCCTACGCTTTATATCAATCGCGAGCTGAGTCTGCTGGAATTCAACCGGCGCGTCATCGAACAAGCCAAAGATGAAAGCTTGCCGCTGCTGGAAAGACTGCGTTTTTTATGTATTGCCAGCACCAATTTGGATGAGTTCTTCGAAATCCGCGTGGCCGGTTTGAAACAACAAGTCAAATACAGCTCTGTGCAAACGGGGGCAGACAATCTGTCACCGGCAGAAGTACTGGCACGTGTCAGTGAAACAGCACATCAGTTTGTGGTTGAGCAGTACAGCGTATGGAATGACATGATCATACCCGCACTGGCCAAGGACAAAATACGATTGCTACGCCGCACGCATTGGAAGCCCTTGCTCAGCCGCTGGGTACATCGCTATTTTAAGGATGAAGTATTACCTGTGCTCAGCCCGATTGGCTTGGATCCTGCGCATCCTTTTCCCAAGGTTCTGAACAAAAATCTCTATTTCATTATATCGTTGGAAGGAAAAGACGCCTTTGGACGAGACTCAGGACTGGCCATTGTGCAAGCGCCGCGCTCATTGCCCAGGATTGTCCAGATTCCGCCAAAATATAGTGGCGGGAATCATGATTTTGTCATGCTGTCATCAATCATTCATGCGCATGTGAGCGATCTGTTTCCCGGTATGAATGCAACCGGTTGCTACCAATTCAAAGTCACGCGCGACAGCGATTTGTTTATTGACGATGAAGAAATTGACGATCTGCTGCGCGCCCTGGAAGGTGAATTGCCTTCGCGGCGATTCAGTGATGCCGTGCGCCTGGAAGTTGCAGATAATTGCCCGGATAATCTCAGCAATTTCCTGTTGCAAAAATTTGGATTACAACCAAGCGACCTTTATCAGGTTGCAGGACCTGTCAATCTGGGACGCTTGCTCGCGATTTGTGATTTGGTTGATCGTCCTGAATTAAAATTTGCCGGATTCACACCGGAAATACCCAGGCGTTTGCTCAAGAATACCAATATATTTGATGCGCTGCACAATGGCGACATCTTGCTGCATCATCCATTTCAATCGTTTGCGCCAATTATCGACTTTCTGCGGCAGGCCGCGGCCGATCCCAATGTGTTATCGATCAAGCAGACGCTTTATCGCACCGGTGTCGATTCGGCAGTCGTCGAAATATTAAAAATAGCCGCGCGTGCCGGCAAGGAAGTCACCGTGGTAATTGAGCTGCGGGCACGGTTCGATGAAGAAGCCAATATCGAATTGGCCAGTGAACTTCAGCAAGCTGGGGCGCATGTGGTATACGGTGTAGTAAATTATAAAACCCATGCCAAAATGATCCTGGTGGTCAGACGGGAAGGCCGCACTCTGCGTCGTTATGTCCATTTGGGAACGGGTAATTATCATGCGCGAACCGCGCGTTTATATACCGACTACGGTCTGCTGACTTGTGACAAAGCGATCGGAGAAGATGTGAACAAGATGTTTCATCAACTGACCGGCCTCGGCCGGGCGGGTAAATTGAAAAAGCTTTTGCAATCGCCTTTCACGCTGCACAAAGGCATACTCAACTATATCGAAAAAGAAATCAGCGCTGCGAATGAAGGAAAAAAAGCCTGGATTATTGCCAAAATGAATGCGTTGGTTGATCCTGAAATCATCGCAGCATTGTATAAGGCTTCACAGGTCGGCGTCAAAATCGATCTGATCATTCGCGGTGTGTGTTGCCTGCGCCCAGGAATTAAAGGTATCTCGGAGAATATTAATGTACGCTCCATCGTAGGCCGTTTCCTGGAACACACCCGCGTTTATTATTTCCATAACGGCGGTGAAGAATTGGTATTTTGTTCCAGTGCTGACTGGATGACACGCAATTTACATTACCGGGTGGAAGTGTGTTTCCCAATCGAAGAAAAACGCACCAGTGACACCGTGATTAAATATGGATTATTAAGTTATCTCTCGGACAACACACAGGCCTGGGTACTGCAAAGTGATGGCTCGTACAAACGTTTAAAACCCGGATCTGCTAAACCGCGTTCGGCGCAACAGCTTCTATTGGAGCATTATTGCGATTTGTCCTAGTTGACCATCAATTTGATGTCTGCAACCTGTAGAAAGTCTTGCTCAGTACCCAAATCAACGAGTGTTAAAGGATGTTTATCCAGCCATTCTGGCGGGAAATCCAGATTAATTCTGTTTTTGTTTACACGAATGCGAATTTCCGGAAGTTTGCTATTGGACCGGCTTCTGTGCAGAACGACGGCTAATCTCAGCAAAACACAAATCCTGATGATAGCGACCCTTCGCGATTGGGAAATGGATTCAAACTCTTCCAGCGGGAATTTCCTGCGATGACTTCTAACCAGCATCGCCAGCTTAATTTGCTCCTGGCGGGAAAAACCCGCCAAATCCGAGTTAGCCGTTAAATAGGCGCCATGCCGGTGATACTGATTATGCGCAACCGATAAACCGATTTCGTGAATGACGGCCCCCCATACTAATAATTTCAAATCCGTTTTTTCATCCAGCTCCCAATCGGTCTCTACCTGACGAAAAAGATTCTCCGCCGTATCCCTAACCCGATCCGCCTGCTCCATATCAACATTGTATCTTTGCGCGACAACCATGATGGTTTTGTCTCTGATATCCTCATTGTGTACCCGGCCAATCAGGTCGTACAACAAACCTTCGCGCAGCGCACCTTCGGATATATTCATCTTATCCAGATTCAGAGCTTCAAAAACCCCGCATAATATCGCCACGCCACTGGCAAATACAGGTTTTCTGCGTTCGGATAAACCTTCAAAATTGATCAACGCGCTGTCACCAATCGCAATGAGTGATTCGATTAACCGTGTCAGCGCGGAAGCGGTGATGCCCGAATCGCACCAGCCTTGCGCCTGTACCACATCGCGTATGGTCATGATGGTTCCGGAAGATCCCAGCGCATGCTCCCACCCCATTTTCTTATAGGCCGTTTCGATCGATTCCAATTCCTGCATCGCAAACAATACAGCTTTACGCATTTTCTTCGCTTTTATTTTGCCATCTTCGAAAAAGCGTTGCTGCATATTGACGCATCCCATATACAGGCTCTCGGTATAGTACGTAT
Proteins encoded in this window:
- the ppk1 gene encoding polyphosphate kinase 1; amino-acid sequence: MDTIDLKNPTLYINRELSLLEFNRRVIEQAKDESLPLLERLRFLCIASTNLDEFFEIRVAGLKQQVKYSSVQTGADNLSPAEVLARVSETAHQFVVEQYSVWNDMIIPALAKDKIRLLRRTHWKPLLSRWVHRYFKDEVLPVLSPIGLDPAHPFPKVLNKNLYFIISLEGKDAFGRDSGLAIVQAPRSLPRIVQIPPKYSGGNHDFVMLSSIIHAHVSDLFPGMNATGCYQFKVTRDSDLFIDDEEIDDLLRALEGELPSRRFSDAVRLEVADNCPDNLSNFLLQKFGLQPSDLYQVAGPVNLGRLLAICDLVDRPELKFAGFTPEIPRRLLKNTNIFDALHNGDILLHHPFQSFAPIIDFLRQAAADPNVLSIKQTLYRTGVDSAVVEILKIAARAGKEVTVVIELRARFDEEANIELASELQQAGAHVVYGVVNYKTHAKMILVVRREGRTLRRYVHLGTGNYHARTARLYTDYGLLTCDKAIGEDVNKMFHQLTGLGRAGKLKKLLQSPFTLHKGILNYIEKEISAANEGKKAWIIAKMNALVDPEIIAALYKASQVGVKIDLIIRGVCCLRPGIKGISENINVRSIVGRFLEHTRVYYFHNGGEELVFCSSADWMTRNLHYRVEVCFPIEEKRTSDTVIKYGLLSYLSDNTQAWVLQSDGSYKRLKPGSAKPRSAQQLLLEHYCDLS
- the ppx gene encoding exopolyphosphatase; translated protein: MDESYAAVDLGSNSFHMIVANLVDGRLQIIDRMKEMVRLAAGLNNKQELSKESMQQALECLQRFGQRIRDIPHVNVRAVGTNTLRQARNGGDFLSQAYSALGHQIEIIAGREEARLIYSGVAHSLYDDINKRLVVDIGGGSTEVIIGRGFDTYYTESLYMGCVNMQQRFFEDGKIKAKKMRKAVLFAMQELESIETAYKKMGWEHALGSSGTIMTIRDVVQAQGWCDSGITASALTRLIESLIAIGDSALINFEGLSERRKPVFASGVAILCGVFEALNLDKMNISEGALREGLLYDLIGRVHNEDIRDKTIMVVAQRYNVDMEQADRVRDTAENLFRQVETDWELDEKTDLKLLVWGAVIHEIGLSVAHNQYHRHGAYLTANSDLAGFSRQEQIKLAMLVRSHRRKFPLEEFESISQSRRVAIIRICVLLRLAVVLHRSRSNSKLPEIRIRVNKNRINLDFPPEWLDKHPLTLVDLGTEQDFLQVADIKLMVN